Proteins from a single region of Euleptes europaea isolate rEulEur1 chromosome 21, rEulEur1.hap1, whole genome shotgun sequence:
- the LOC130492806 gene encoding adenine nucleotide translocase lysine N-methyltransferase-like, giving the protein MDPDDLDPRELATSALHGRRRSWDLWQMVVGAGLAASIVWTRLSGLRRLPFRLQVPFVPSSTKQVENMMSLLEGRSGKLVDLGSGDGRIVVEAYRQGFRPVLGYELNPWLVCLSDIRAWRAGCYRKVRFCQEDFWKADLSDCSNVTVFLAPGLAPLLERKLLAELPEDACVVVARFPFLKWTPSSITGDGLERVWAYDIGAVRQAQRGKTGGSPAQEAKPPFPRRSGIQRLQPHFVLALDASLAPSMRTTALWGQFEQRLAGLLGDGGAAPAAFPRDILPAALAIQSLHAITTSAKIKALQFVQSATQSFFASKKKPKRHY; this is encoded by the exons ATGGATCCTGATGACTTGGATCCCAGAGAGCTGGCAACCTCCGCATTGCACGGAAGAAGGAGAAGCTGGGACCTCTGGCAGATGGTAGTGGGGGCCGGCTTAGCTGCCTCCATTGTGTGGACAAGACTGTCTGGCCTCCGCAGATTGCCTTTCAGGTTACAG GTGCCGTTCGTACCGTCAAGTACCAAGCAGGTGGAGAATATGATGTCGCTGCTGGAGGGGCGCTCGGGGAAGCTGGTGGACTTAGGGTCGGGTGATGGCAGAATC GTAGTGGAAGCCTACAGACAAGGCTTTAGACCTGTCCTTGGCTACGAGCTCAATCCGTGGCTGGTGTGCCTATCAGACATTCGTGCCTGGCGGGCAGGGTGTTACAGAAAGGTTCGCTTCTGCCAAGAAGATTTTTGGAAG GCCGATCTCTCTGACTGCAGCAATGTGACCGTGTTCCTGGCCCCTGGCCTG GCCCCTCTCCTTGAGAGGAAGCTGCTTGCAGAACTGCCAGAAGACGCCTGCGTAGTGGTCGCTCGCTTCCCTTTCCTCAAATGGACACCAAGCAGCATTACCGGCGATGGTTTGGAAAGAGTTTGGGCCTACGACATCGGAGCTGTACGGCAAGCCCAGCGGGGCAAAACAGGAGGGAGCCCAGCACAAGAGGCAAA GCCGCCCTTTCCGAGGCGCTCGGGCATTCAGCGCCTCCAACCGCACTTTGTCCTCGCGCTGGACGCCAGCCTCGCCCCGTCAATGCGGACAACCGCCCTCTGGGGACAGTTTGAGCAGCGCTTGGCTGGCCTGCTGGGAGATGGAGGTGCGGCTCCCGCCGCATTTCCAAGAGACATCCTTCCTGCGGCCCTTGCC ATACAGAGCCTTCACGCAATCACCACCTCTGCAAAAATCAAGGCCCTCCAGTTTGTGCAGTCGGCAACGCAGTCATTCTTCGCATCTAAAAAG AAACCCAAGCGGCACTACTGA